The Methylomonas montana genome has a window encoding:
- a CDS encoding RNA polymerase sigma factor, whose protein sequence is MDFLFQRHNKELLVFAEQRAGRQHAEDLVQDAYLRLLQHGNTDAIDNHRAYLYRITANLSGDLHRRGQIVPFVNDEESETDTLACPMPQPDAVAESRERLRICLRSLDSLPEIVRTVFLLHRVDGLTYTEIAKAFAIPPRTVERYCIKALAHCSKSVNRGFD, encoded by the coding sequence ATGGACTTTCTGTTCCAAAGACACAACAAGGAACTGCTGGTGTTCGCCGAACAACGCGCCGGCCGCCAACATGCCGAGGATCTGGTTCAGGATGCTTATCTCAGGCTCTTGCAGCACGGCAACACCGACGCCATCGACAACCATCGCGCCTATCTGTATCGCATCACTGCCAACCTGAGCGGCGACCTGCATAGACGCGGGCAAATCGTCCCTTTTGTCAACGACGAGGAATCGGAAACGGATACCCTAGCCTGTCCGATGCCGCAACCCGATGCGGTCGCCGAAAGCCGGGAACGCCTGCGAATTTGCCTGCGATCCCTGGACAGCCTGCCGGAAATCGTCCGCACCGTGTTCCTGTTGCATCGCGTCGATGGCCTGACGTATACCGAAATCGCCAAGGCTTTCGCGATCCCGCCGCGCACCGTCGAGCGCTATTGCATCAAGGCGCTGGCCCACTGCAGCAAATCCGTCAACCGGGGCTTTGACTAA
- a CDS encoding FecR family protein, with product MNRLTPPISPSLHEQASHWVVRLHAPDCSASERRAFQDWLALSPRHRQSYQNAEAIWRDFSSVDAQPDPRLIAARNGLRRAQIARRRAIHGKRLSIAASLLIAAIGVPLAWDWINTDRYLTLKGQRQHIALRDGSTIELNSNSQIRVHYGWRSREAVLERGEALFNVAHDESKPFDVVAGNGKIHDIGTRFNVRLLNNAVTVSVLEGEVAVATEHRPIPQNLAAGQQIKYDAAGLASSAPTSFDATTVAAWREGMLVFKKTALAEVLEQLSRYHDVELSVADPQLQNLKVSGDFPTDDLNLALNAISAALPIKAVRKNERLIEFER from the coding sequence ATGAACCGACTCACCCCGCCAATTTCTCCATCGCTGCACGAACAAGCCAGTCATTGGGTGGTCAGACTGCACGCACCCGATTGCTCGGCCAGCGAGCGCCGGGCGTTTCAGGATTGGCTGGCGTTAAGCCCTCGCCATCGCCAGAGCTATCAAAACGCCGAAGCGATTTGGCGAGATTTTAGTAGCGTCGACGCACAACCCGACCCGCGACTGATTGCGGCCAGAAACGGATTACGCCGTGCGCAAATCGCGCGTCGCCGGGCAATCCACGGCAAACGGCTGTCGATAGCCGCCTCGTTACTGATAGCGGCAATAGGCGTGCCGCTGGCCTGGGACTGGATAAACACCGACCGTTATTTGACGCTGAAAGGCCAACGGCAACACATCGCGCTCCGCGATGGCTCGACGATCGAACTCAACAGCAACAGCCAGATACGAGTCCACTACGGCTGGCGCAGCCGCGAAGCGGTGCTGGAACGCGGCGAAGCGTTATTCAACGTGGCGCACGACGAGAGCAAACCATTCGACGTCGTCGCCGGCAATGGCAAGATCCACGACATCGGCACCCGTTTCAACGTGCGTTTGCTAAACAACGCCGTCACGGTCAGTGTGCTGGAAGGCGAAGTCGCCGTTGCCACCGAACATCGGCCTATTCCGCAAAATCTGGCGGCCGGCCAGCAGATTAAATACGATGCTGCTGGCCTAGCATCGTCCGCGCCGACCAGTTTCGACGCCACTACTGTCGCCGCCTGGCGGGAAGGCATGCTGGTATTTAAAAAGACCGCGCTGGCTGAAGTTCTGGAACAGCTGAGCCGTTATCACGACGTCGAACTCAGTGTCGCCGACCCGCAATTGCAAAACCTTAAAGTCAGCGGCGACTTTCCCACCGACGACTTGAATCTTGCCCTCAATGCCATCAGCGCTGCGTTGCCGATCAAGGCTGTTCGAAAAAACGAGCGACTGATCGAATTCGAACGCTGA
- a CDS encoding TonB-dependent siderophore receptor, with protein MYSLSRTLVGGLLTGTALVAAAQEPSYQLNIPAQALSSALDTLKQQTGLHLFYAEQTLAGKTSAALQGTYSAKQAIAILVGGASLSYTFTADNAVSIKPLEVNSLPAVTVSGQRTYDPTAPYNKDYSVPNTSFATKTDTPIMETPLNVQVIPKAVLDDNQAIKLDQAVKYVSGVTTGQAAGGLTDQVTIRGFYNYNLFRNGFRIDASGPEGTRNMANVQTLEVLKGPAAMLYGRVEPGGMLNIVTKKPLDTAYYALQQQFGSFDLFRTSIDATGPITENKDLLYRMNIAFEKSGSFRENVDYDKLFVAPVLQWNISPDTTALLELEYRKENNVYDLHSRPLIIDGTRADGSWINPRLADIPRERNLMEDNRNHVEDKLIGFNLTHKFNDDWVLTEQLNIQLLDRDRLVMLPGTLQADQRTLNRRILTSDFFINDSYFTTTNLTGHFDTGFLKHTLLIGGDYYLQDMNSVGYSSTAASTIDIYNPVHTGNPPIDPTTRASQSFHTKTDFYGIYLQDQIKLPYNVHVMGGFRYQNVEQYDVLAGQIGQKADAVTPQVGVLWQPMNWLSLYGNYVENFGVTNGNLTSDRSFLPPETAQQWEVGFKTAFFDDRLTSTVAYYQLTKQNIATTDLINPNFSVATGEAQSRGVEVDVKGEILPGWNTIATYAYTETEVLKENNPDNIRVGGGFRGIPKQTSTLWTTYDFQQEYLRGLKLGAGLELVSDKKATFDNHDFSFAGYGVIDLLAAYTRKVAKTNVTLQLNVTNLLDKEYVHDGFAMPFQTRATWGTPRSFMGSVKVEF; from the coding sequence ATGTATTCACTTTCGAGAACGCTAGTCGGCGGGCTGCTGACCGGCACTGCGCTGGTTGCTGCGGCTCAGGAACCAAGCTATCAGTTGAACATTCCGGCGCAAGCCCTGTCCAGCGCGCTGGACACGCTCAAACAGCAGACCGGCCTGCATCTGTTCTACGCGGAGCAAACGCTAGCCGGCAAAACCAGTGCGGCGCTGCAAGGCACTTATAGCGCCAAACAGGCGATAGCGATTCTGGTCGGCGGCGCCAGTCTGAGTTACACCTTTACTGCCGACAATGCCGTATCGATTAAGCCGCTAGAAGTGAACAGTTTGCCGGCGGTAACTGTCTCCGGACAACGCACTTACGATCCCACCGCCCCCTATAACAAGGACTACTCGGTTCCCAACACCAGTTTCGCCACTAAAACCGACACGCCGATCATGGAGACACCGCTAAACGTGCAGGTGATTCCGAAGGCGGTACTGGATGACAATCAAGCCATAAAACTCGATCAGGCCGTCAAATACGTTAGCGGCGTGACCACCGGTCAGGCTGCAGGAGGCTTGACCGACCAAGTTACCATCCGCGGTTTTTATAACTACAACCTGTTTCGCAACGGCTTTCGTATCGATGCATCGGGCCCTGAAGGCACAAGGAATATGGCAAACGTACAAACCCTGGAAGTATTAAAGGGGCCTGCCGCGATGTTATATGGGCGAGTCGAACCCGGCGGAATGCTGAATATTGTCACTAAAAAACCCTTGGATACCGCCTATTACGCTTTGCAGCAGCAATTCGGCTCTTTTGATTTATTCCGCACCAGTATCGATGCCACTGGGCCGATTACCGAGAATAAGGATTTGTTGTATCGAATGAATATTGCCTTTGAAAAGAGCGGTTCGTTCCGGGAAAACGTGGATTACGACAAACTGTTCGTCGCGCCGGTACTGCAATGGAATATCAGTCCGGATACAACAGCACTTTTAGAACTCGAGTATCGTAAGGAAAACAATGTTTACGATCTTCACTCAAGGCCGTTAATCATCGATGGCACCAGAGCTGATGGTTCTTGGATCAATCCGCGTCTGGCGGATATTCCGCGCGAACGGAATTTGATGGAGGACAACCGCAACCATGTCGAAGACAAGCTGATCGGCTTTAATCTTACCCATAAATTTAACGACGATTGGGTATTGACCGAGCAGTTGAATATCCAATTATTGGACCGAGACCGTTTGGTGATGCTGCCCGGCACGTTGCAAGCCGACCAACGCACATTGAATAGGCGCATCCTCACCAGCGACTTTTTCATAAACGACAGTTATTTCACGACCACCAATTTGACCGGCCATTTCGATACCGGATTTTTGAAACACACCTTGTTGATAGGCGGCGATTATTACCTGCAAGACATGAATTCCGTCGGTTATAGCAGCACGGCCGCGAGTACCATCGACATCTACAACCCCGTTCACACCGGCAATCCGCCCATCGATCCCACGACGCGCGCCAGCCAGTCGTTCCATACAAAAACTGATTTTTACGGCATTTATCTGCAGGACCAAATCAAGCTGCCTTATAACGTCCACGTCATGGGTGGCTTTCGCTATCAAAATGTCGAGCAATACGATGTACTTGCCGGACAAATCGGCCAGAAAGCCGATGCGGTGACGCCGCAGGTTGGCGTTCTTTGGCAGCCGATGAATTGGTTGAGTCTATACGGCAACTACGTCGAAAATTTTGGCGTTACCAACGGTAATCTAACGAGTGATAGATCGTTTTTGCCGCCGGAAACGGCGCAGCAATGGGAAGTGGGCTTTAAAACCGCATTTTTCGATGACCGATTAACCAGTACGGTCGCCTATTACCAATTGACCAAACAAAACATTGCAACTACCGACTTGATCAATCCAAACTTTTCCGTAGCGACTGGCGAAGCGCAAAGCCGGGGCGTTGAAGTGGATGTCAAAGGCGAAATATTGCCGGGATGGAACACCATAGCCACCTACGCGTATACCGAAACCGAAGTCCTTAAAGAAAACAACCCAGATAACATAAGGGTTGGCGGCGGCTTTCGCGGCATTCCCAAACAGACCTCCACGCTGTGGACGACATACGATTTCCAGCAGGAATATCTACGCGGACTCAAGCTTGGGGCGGGTCTGGAACTGGTCAGCGATAAGAAAGCCACTTTCGACAATCACGACTTTAGTTTTGCCGGCTACGGCGTCATCGATCTATTGGCAGCCTACACGCGGAAAGTGGCAAAAACTAATGTGACGTTACAGCTCAACGTGACCAATTTACTGGACAAGGAATATGTCCACGACGGATTTGCGATGCCGTTTCAAACCCGTGCAACCTGGGGCACGCCGCGATCTTTCATGGGTTCGGTCAAGGTCGAGTTTTAA